A DNA window from Paraburkholderia sp. IMGN_8 contains the following coding sequences:
- the vgrG gene encoding type VI secretion system tip protein VgrG, translating to MDSTAEYWDELKRNAKKLTGDGDHEKYFLQVLGPERISDISVVSYRTVERMGQPYRIDIVATFPEKLKRDVILGHEAKFRLVPDDGGEPAVYWGRITRFSHTKTTNDFSGYEIVLEAHIGCLNPRTTQTYQNQSAPEIIDSVLRRNELKGHQFIFKLRRQYPRHQFRFQYQQGDWDFVNMLMQQEGMYSYIIQGDHGDVVVFGDDIDHYVYQPKLTALHRAISGLMTGEESVLALRTDTEMVPQSFVVADYNPDQAWERFRAEGNVARSDTTTYGRPYIYGTGHLDQSGAQWEAQLRHEAALAWQVVYTGESNLRELRPGRILTTDDILPDAPHGQVIIEVTHWGGRDQPYRNTYKAIPSDRRFRLGIEDHKWPKITGTLSARVTSPGKYKYAYLTQQGWYVVRFDCDYGEWPAGGESVPLRLAKPFAGGLQTGFHFPVVEGTEAIIEFRDGCPNKPYISAFHHTSQQADLITSQDRLMSRNRIYTQSGNEFDLEDWEGEEHVRLSTEHSGRSQLTLGHIVSGKREHRGNGFELRTDEQGVVRAGGGLMLSSDIRQQADGKQTDMAEAMKQFQTLQVQAQGLADLANTAKAEIADLKAENDWLRNSVNELKEAVMLLSSPRGIAVSTPDRLSIGAGKDVNVTTGAGFNVSALKSIVMAAESALSLFAHTLGIKLFAARGKVQIQAQSDELDMSALKDIKITSSNGKLILSAKEEVWIGAGGSYVRITPHNITNATPGDYIEKAASLQKDGPDSAMVKEGLPWTTDLPDTGAHGSRFSG from the coding sequence TTGGACTCAACAGCTGAGTATTGGGACGAGCTTAAACGTAACGCGAAGAAGCTCACGGGGGATGGTGACCACGAGAAATATTTCCTTCAGGTGCTCGGGCCTGAACGGATCAGCGATATTTCGGTGGTGTCATACCGTACCGTCGAAAGGATGGGGCAGCCCTATCGCATCGATATCGTCGCGACTTTCCCGGAGAAGCTGAAGCGTGATGTGATCCTGGGACATGAGGCGAAGTTCAGGCTCGTGCCCGACGATGGCGGCGAGCCAGCCGTGTACTGGGGACGCATTACACGCTTCTCGCATACGAAGACGACAAATGACTTCAGCGGTTACGAGATTGTTCTCGAAGCGCACATCGGTTGCCTGAATCCCCGCACGACGCAGACCTACCAGAACCAGAGCGCGCCCGAGATCATCGATTCGGTCCTGCGTCGCAACGAACTGAAGGGGCATCAGTTCATCTTCAAGTTGCGTCGCCAGTACCCAAGGCACCAGTTCAGGTTCCAGTACCAGCAGGGAGACTGGGATTTTGTCAACATGCTCATGCAGCAGGAGGGCATGTACAGTTATATCATCCAGGGCGATCACGGCGATGTCGTAGTCTTTGGCGACGATATCGACCACTATGTGTATCAGCCCAAGCTCACGGCCCTGCACCGGGCCATCTCGGGCCTGATGACGGGCGAGGAGTCCGTGTTGGCGTTGCGCACGGACACCGAAATGGTGCCTCAGTCCTTTGTCGTGGCCGACTATAACCCCGACCAGGCATGGGAGCGGTTCAGGGCCGAGGGGAACGTCGCTCGAAGCGATACAACGACTTACGGCCGGCCATATATCTACGGCACGGGTCATCTTGACCAGTCCGGCGCACAGTGGGAAGCGCAGTTACGTCATGAGGCTGCGCTTGCGTGGCAGGTCGTCTATACCGGCGAGAGCAACCTGCGCGAACTGCGCCCCGGTCGCATCCTGACCACAGACGATATTCTGCCGGATGCGCCGCACGGTCAGGTCATCATCGAAGTCACGCACTGGGGCGGGCGTGACCAACCCTATCGCAACACCTACAAGGCCATTCCTTCGGACCGGCGTTTCCGGTTAGGAATCGAGGATCACAAGTGGCCGAAAATCACGGGAACCCTGAGTGCCCGTGTCACCTCACCGGGCAAGTACAAGTATGCGTACCTGACGCAGCAGGGCTGGTACGTCGTCCGCTTCGACTGTGACTATGGCGAGTGGCCTGCCGGTGGTGAGAGCGTGCCGCTGCGGCTTGCGAAACCATTCGCGGGCGGCTTGCAGACCGGCTTCCATTTCCCTGTAGTGGAGGGGACAGAAGCCATCATCGAATTTAGAGACGGTTGTCCCAACAAGCCGTATATCAGCGCTTTCCATCACACGAGCCAGCAGGCCGACCTGATTACCAGCCAGGATCGCCTGATGTCGCGCAACCGCATTTATACGCAGAGCGGCAACGAGTTTGATCTTGAAGACTGGGAAGGTGAAGAGCACGTCAGGCTCTCCACCGAGCATTCAGGCAGGAGCCAGCTGACCCTGGGTCACATCGTCAGTGGTAAACGTGAGCATCGTGGGAACGGTTTTGAACTGCGCACCGATGAGCAGGGCGTGGTGCGTGCCGGTGGCGGGTTGATGCTGTCCAGCGATATACGGCAACAGGCCGACGGCAAACAGACCGACATGGCGGAAGCCATGAAGCAGTTCCAGACACTGCAGGTCCAGGCTCAGGGCCTGGCTGACCTTGCGAACACGGCGAAGGCCGAGATTGCTGACCTGAAGGCCGAAAACGACTGGCTCAGGAACAGCGTGAACGAGCTGAAAGAGGCCGTCATGCTGCTGTCCTCGCCCAGGGGTATCGCCGTTTCGACGCCTGATCGCTTATCAATTGGCGCGGGTAAGGACGTGAACGTGACGACAGGCGCAGGCTTCAATGTGAGTGCCCTAAAGAGCATCGTCATGGCGGCCGAAAGCGCGCTGTCGCTGTTCGCGCATACCCTCGGCATCAAGCTGTTTGCAGCACGTGGCAAGGTCCAGATTCAGGCGCAGAGCGATGAGCTTGATATGTCGGCCCTGAAAGATATCAAGATAACCAGCTCGAACGGCAAGCTCATCCTCTCGGCGAAGGAAGAGGTCTGGATTGGCGCGGGCGGTTCATACGTCCGCATCACCCCCCACAACATCACTAACGCCACACCTGGAGACTATATCGAAAAGGCGGCGTCGCTCCAGAAGGACGGCCCGGATTCGGCAATGGTCAAGGAAGGGCTCCCGTGGACGACCGATCTGCCGGATACGGGCGCTCACGGTTCGCGGTTCTCCGGCTGA
- a CDS encoding glycoside hydrolase family 19 protein, with product MTSPQTFYQALAGMDDGFFPLGVNGFPHGGIHLNNGVGMFGTKDGVRCIADGYIVAYKIDDAYPHLQFKDGKWAMYSTGFVLVRHTLTLPPAPNSTGVQPADESHDIYSLYMHTADWATYLADEKLKRPWWWLDVDAFRVQDRDHQMAPPEGGTTGAAGAFVWTEPKAGKKAGSFTAGERVGFLPAGSEVIISETRGQWVHIKAITAGHMVSLVNGGYFGWEDQNVPWKTEAENAKVTPENDWGWLYKPNLQGIKEPDPVGQVVIPPKPVFVKAGTPLGQIGEYHDYERATPLPPVPKRQLLHLEVFADDGFSAFLDKSRARAARLPVDQRTLLVIDVGAKLVKDIAPADRKLCDWHPLYRADVTPDSPASGPWVKVQPRYQDSNTTLLMPEGPPVWIEREKLATATATTPAWSRFPLGLQNVADPANAFTLVYPRSQLDGLRAQDKAVDDGKTQWWRVKFGNADGHPATGWVCEKNHPGTQWQSPWAWPGFEKVDATGINLTDAFKRNLVLTGAADWKEQKEFEPSITAVNGSPLLLKLEQTIAKLSPPPTYGAGSKPKPENPAGKVTARAMQAAMRTPWLAQALSHVILRYESEWGGDMSRWDAITPLMRNAKDNWQVEVQRIHKLQWWSEVKGKVAGFPVSATVHHIHPIGLITNFMCNCNCIDIDTFLQAYEAEHISFEAGTQPLDDTSKNNLRIFIQGILDYYKKYKNGECNVPYIAYMLGTARLETKKYHADQHKTIYFEPTTEGGPMSYFNKYDPVLADTAAHRQRALDDGNTHQGDGYKYRGRGYVQVTWKSNYQAIGQLIGVDLANSPDRMLEPEIAAWATVYGMENGIFTGKKLSNYISATTQDYVNARRIINGLDQADKIAGFAVRFKIILEAAKC from the coding sequence GTGACCAGCCCGCAGACCTTCTATCAGGCACTGGCCGGAATGGATGATGGCTTTTTCCCGCTGGGGGTCAATGGCTTTCCGCACGGCGGTATCCACCTGAACAACGGCGTCGGCATGTTCGGGACGAAGGACGGCGTGCGCTGCATTGCTGACGGATACATCGTCGCCTACAAGATCGATGACGCCTATCCACACCTGCAATTCAAGGACGGCAAGTGGGCCATGTACTCGACCGGCTTCGTGCTGGTACGCCATACGCTGACGCTGCCGCCCGCGCCCAACAGCACGGGCGTACAACCGGCTGACGAGTCACACGATATCTACAGTCTCTACATGCACACGGCGGACTGGGCGACCTATCTGGCCGATGAGAAACTGAAGCGTCCGTGGTGGTGGCTGGATGTTGACGCGTTCCGCGTTCAAGACAGGGATCATCAGATGGCCCCGCCCGAGGGAGGCACGACCGGGGCGGCGGGCGCATTTGTCTGGACGGAGCCGAAGGCGGGCAAGAAGGCCGGAAGCTTCACGGCGGGCGAACGGGTCGGCTTCCTGCCCGCAGGCAGCGAGGTCATCATCAGCGAGACGCGCGGCCAGTGGGTACACATCAAGGCCATCACGGCGGGTCATATGGTCAGCCTGGTCAATGGCGGCTATTTTGGGTGGGAGGACCAGAATGTTCCGTGGAAAACTGAAGCCGAGAACGCGAAGGTCACTCCCGAAAACGACTGGGGCTGGCTGTACAAGCCGAACCTGCAAGGGATCAAGGAACCGGACCCGGTAGGACAGGTGGTGATTCCGCCGAAGCCGGTATTCGTCAAGGCCGGGACGCCGCTCGGCCAGATCGGTGAGTATCACGATTACGAGCGTGCGACGCCGCTGCCACCTGTGCCGAAGCGCCAGCTTTTGCATCTTGAAGTGTTTGCCGACGATGGCTTCAGCGCGTTTCTGGACAAAAGCCGCGCGCGGGCAGCACGGCTACCCGTCGATCAGCGGACACTTCTGGTGATAGATGTGGGTGCGAAACTGGTGAAAGACATCGCTCCGGCAGATCGCAAGTTGTGTGACTGGCATCCCCTGTACCGGGCTGACGTGACACCGGACAGTCCGGCAAGCGGTCCCTGGGTCAAGGTGCAACCGCGCTATCAGGACTCAAACACGACCCTGCTCATGCCCGAGGGGCCGCCTGTATGGATTGAGCGAGAGAAACTCGCAACCGCAACGGCCACAACGCCCGCCTGGAGCCGGTTCCCGCTTGGCCTGCAAAACGTGGCCGACCCAGCGAACGCATTTACGCTGGTGTATCCACGCAGTCAACTCGATGGACTGAGGGCGCAGGACAAGGCTGTTGACGATGGCAAGACGCAATGGTGGCGTGTGAAATTTGGCAATGCAGACGGACACCCGGCTACGGGCTGGGTCTGCGAAAAGAACCATCCCGGTACACAGTGGCAGAGTCCGTGGGCGTGGCCTGGCTTTGAAAAGGTGGACGCCACCGGTATCAATCTCACGGACGCTTTCAAGCGCAATCTGGTCCTCACCGGTGCAGCGGACTGGAAGGAACAGAAGGAGTTCGAGCCATCGATCACGGCAGTCAATGGCAGTCCATTGTTGCTGAAACTGGAACAGACGATTGCAAAGCTGTCTCCCCCTCCGACCTACGGGGCCGGTAGCAAGCCCAAACCGGAGAATCCTGCTGGCAAGGTCACGGCCAGGGCTATGCAGGCAGCAATGCGCACGCCGTGGCTCGCGCAGGCCCTATCACACGTGATCCTTCGCTACGAAAGCGAATGGGGCGGTGACATGTCGCGATGGGATGCAATCACACCGCTGATGCGAAACGCAAAGGATAACTGGCAGGTTGAAGTGCAGCGCATCCACAAGCTGCAATGGTGGAGCGAGGTGAAGGGCAAGGTCGCGGGCTTTCCTGTCAGCGCGACGGTGCACCACATTCACCCTATTGGTCTGATCACGAATTTCATGTGTAACTGTAACTGTATCGATATAGATACATTTTTGCAGGCCTACGAAGCTGAGCACATATCATTTGAAGCAGGTACGCAGCCGCTAGATGACACGTCAAAAAATAATCTGCGAATTTTTATTCAAGGAATTCTCGACTACTACAAGAAATATAAAAATGGAGAGTGCAATGTCCCCTATATTGCCTACATGCTTGGAACGGCTCGTTTGGAAACAAAGAAATATCATGCAGATCAACATAAAACTATTTATTTCGAACCAACTACGGAAGGCGGTCCCATGTCCTATTTTAATAAATACGACCCAGTTTTAGCGGATACGGCAGCCCATCGACAACGCGCGCTTGACGACGGAAACACACATCAAGGAGATGGTTACAAATATCGTGGTCGTGGGTACGTCCAGGTGACCTGGAAGAGTAACTATCAAGCGATCGGGCAACTAATTGGTGTCGACTTGGCGAATAGTCCCGATCGAATGTTGGAACCGGAAATCGCAGCATGGGCGACTGTCTATGGCATGGAAAATGGAATTTTTACTGGGAAAAAACTCTCAAACTATATCAGTGCAACGACGCAGGATTACGTTAACGCTCGGCGGATAATAAACGGCTTGGATCAGGCCGATAAGATCGCTGGTTTTGCGGTTAGGTTTAAAATAATTCTTGAGGCGGCAAAATGCTAA
- a CDS encoding lysozyme inhibitor LprI family protein, whose amino-acid sequence MKIIGMVLAGLFLISNAAHSRPVCGSPVTREIETCAESNFKEADAELNRVYQALGKKWVEGDRKQLQQAQRYWIQYKTKYCQAAFDETSPGQEAGIDKWACLESVTFTRTRELLFLDNSYSMKDFKRALTFMANEYENGNEGQVLNKLARDMPDGKNQDWLRYVEANCQMTHTKLREEHDVCVARMNFYKNW is encoded by the coding sequence ATGAAGATAATTGGTATGGTATTGGCGGGGCTATTTTTGATTTCTAATGCTGCTCATTCTCGGCCGGTATGTGGCAGTCCGGTAACGCGCGAGATTGAGACTTGTGCTGAATCAAATTTCAAGGAAGCTGATGCTGAATTAAATCGTGTTTATCAGGCGCTGGGAAAAAAATGGGTGGAAGGAGATCGCAAGCAGTTGCAGCAGGCGCAACGCTATTGGATTCAGTACAAGACTAAGTACTGTCAAGCAGCATTTGACGAAACCAGCCCAGGTCAGGAAGCGGGTATCGATAAATGGGCTTGTTTAGAATCGGTAACGTTCACGAGGACGCGCGAACTCCTTTTCCTTGATAACTCGTATAGCATGAAGGATTTTAAGCGAGCTTTAACTTTCATGGCGAACGAGTATGAAAATGGCAATGAGGGGCAGGTGCTCAATAAATTGGCTCGTGATATGCCAGATGGAAAGAATCAGGACTGGTTGCGGTACGTCGAAGCTAATTGTCAAATGACTCACACCAAGCTTCGAGAGGAGCACGACGTTTGTGTGGCGAGGATGAATTTTTACAAAAACTGGTAG
- a CDS encoding PAAR domain-containing protein codes for MLYGRSIAYEGDPVVCPACNTTGYIVCVGDRVSSRGVNGRQEALSYDWCMCKCEKEPLLIASQNRSMSR; via the coding sequence ATGCTGTACGGCCGTTCGATAGCGTACGAAGGTGATCCGGTCGTGTGTCCGGCATGCAACACGACCGGGTATATCGTTTGTGTGGGCGATCGTGTTTCCAGCAGAGGCGTGAATGGTCGTCAGGAGGCATTGAGCTATGACTGGTGCATGTGCAAGTGCGAAAAAGAACCGCTACTGATCGCGTCGCAGAACCGCTCAATGAGTAGATAG
- a CDS encoding amylo-alpha-1,6-glucosidase, translated as MTRIGRPFDISRLEDEWLEADGFGGFASGTAGTLRTRRYHALLLTATRAPGGRIVLVNGVEAWLEANGKRYPLSMQRYVPDVIYPDVTASLLDFDTQPWPTWRFQLDAQTLLTAEVFVSKATCETVLRWRAEASEPSANSNAFTLKVRPLLSGRDYHALHHENPAFNFNAQTSDEQARVSWQPYGDLPAIQAVTNGVYTHAPDWYRNFYYVRERERGLDFSEDLATPGVFSFNLAEGEAVMILSASIAAAARTANIEPATAHATQLATIEQQRRAAPGSRLQRSADAYVVTRNEGRTIIAGFPWFTDWGRDTFIAMRGLLIASGRYSDAEAILLEWAGTLSEGMLPNRFPDYGDTPEYNSVDASLWFVVAVHDYLATHHATAATRTCLQQAIETILTGYTNGTRFGIKASADDGLLSAGVSGVQLTWMDAKVGDWVVTPRIGKPVEVQALWINALRIAAMWNPRWQQPAERALQAFHERFIDPSTQALFDNIDVDHVNGAVDRSIRPNQIFAVGGLPFQLLDGAAARAVVDQVEAELLTPLGLRTLAPSDPGYRGHYAGTPLERDGAYHQGTVWPWLLGPFIEAWLRVHATGHDVCMQAKARFLEPLYAHLDHAGLDHLSEIADGDAPHRPAGTPFQAWSLGELLRIENLLARMERIAA; from the coding sequence ATGACACGCATCGGCAGACCCTTCGACATTTCGCGTCTCGAAGACGAGTGGCTCGAAGCAGACGGCTTCGGCGGTTTCGCATCGGGCACCGCCGGCACGTTACGCACGCGCCGCTATCACGCGTTGCTGCTGACCGCTACACGTGCCCCGGGCGGGCGCATCGTTCTCGTCAACGGTGTCGAGGCGTGGCTCGAGGCCAACGGCAAACGCTATCCGCTAAGCATGCAGCGCTATGTGCCGGACGTGATCTATCCGGACGTGACGGCGAGCCTGTTGGACTTCGACACTCAGCCGTGGCCGACATGGCGCTTTCAACTCGACGCGCAAACGCTGCTGACGGCCGAAGTGTTCGTCAGCAAGGCAACGTGCGAAACGGTTTTGCGTTGGCGCGCGGAAGCTTCCGAACCAAGCGCCAACTCGAACGCGTTCACGTTGAAGGTCAGGCCGTTGCTTTCCGGCCGCGACTATCATGCGCTGCACCACGAAAATCCCGCGTTCAACTTCAACGCGCAAACGAGTGACGAGCAAGCGCGCGTCAGTTGGCAGCCATACGGTGACTTACCAGCTATTCAAGCGGTGACGAACGGTGTCTACACGCACGCACCCGACTGGTATCGAAACTTCTACTACGTCCGCGAGCGTGAGCGTGGCCTCGATTTCAGCGAAGATCTCGCGACGCCCGGCGTGTTCAGCTTCAATCTCGCCGAGGGCGAAGCGGTGATGATCCTGAGTGCATCCATAGCGGCTGCGGCTAGGACTGCAAACATTGAACCAGCCACCGCCCATGCCACGCAACTCGCCACCATCGAACAACAACGCCGCGCCGCGCCAGGCTCTCGCCTCCAGCGCTCCGCCGATGCCTATGTCGTCACGCGTAACGAAGGCCGTACGATCATCGCGGGTTTTCCGTGGTTCACCGATTGGGGCCGCGATACGTTCATCGCCATGCGCGGCTTACTGATTGCATCGGGCCGATATAGCGACGCCGAAGCGATCCTGCTCGAATGGGCCGGCACACTGTCTGAAGGCATGCTGCCGAATCGCTTCCCTGACTATGGCGATACACCGGAATACAACTCCGTCGATGCGTCGTTGTGGTTCGTCGTCGCAGTGCACGACTATCTCGCGACCCATCACGCCACCGCCGCCACGCGCACGTGCTTGCAGCAGGCAATAGAAACCATCCTCACGGGCTATACGAACGGCACGCGCTTCGGAATCAAAGCGTCCGCTGACGATGGACTTTTGAGCGCGGGCGTGTCCGGCGTGCAACTGACGTGGATGGACGCAAAGGTCGGCGACTGGGTGGTCACGCCGCGCATCGGCAAACCAGTGGAAGTACAAGCACTCTGGATCAACGCATTGCGCATTGCAGCAATGTGGAATCCGCGGTGGCAGCAACCGGCCGAGCGAGCGTTGCAAGCGTTTCATGAACGCTTTATCGATCCGTCGACGCAAGCGCTTTTCGACAACATCGACGTCGATCACGTAAATGGCGCTGTCGATCGCTCGATCCGGCCGAATCAGATTTTCGCCGTGGGTGGCTTGCCGTTTCAATTACTCGACGGCGCGGCGGCGCGTGCGGTAGTCGATCAGGTCGAAGCGGAGCTGCTTACGCCGCTAGGTTTAAGAACGCTCGCGCCGTCCGATCCTGGCTATCGGGGCCACTACGCCGGTACTCCGTTGGAACGAGATGGCGCCTATCATCAAGGCACAGTCTGGCCGTGGTTACTAGGTCCGTTTATAGAAGCGTGGCTACGGGTTCACGCGACCGGGCACGATGTCTGCATGCAAGCCAAAGCGCGCTTTCTCGAGCCGCTGTACGCACATCTCGACCACGCCGGTCTCGACCACCTCTCCGAAATCGCCGACGGCGACGCGCCGCACAGACCCGCCGGCACGCCGTTTCAGGCGTGGTCGCTCGGCGAGCTGCTACGCATTGAAAATCTGCTTGCCCGGATGGAGCGCATCGCCGCGTAA
- a CDS encoding glucosidase — protein sequence MPPLRAANLLATTEGSRLHSAECDHWQRWGPYLSERQWGTVREDYSANGTAWDYFPHDHARSRAYRWGEDGIAGFGDDKLSWCVSLALWNRNDPIIKERLFGLTNAQGNHGEDVKELYFYVDGTPTHSYMRMLYKYPQAAFPYDDLIQENARRGADMPEYEILDTGVFDDSRYFDVQVEYAKHAPDDILMRVTIENRADRAASLDVLPQIWARNSWSWKENKDKPTLVAGEDHSGEMHVVGRQHGHEPIVVTAWSKDAPHLTWLFCENDTNVKRLFNMDGAGPFKDGFNDYLVHGDAQAVRHDAGTKAAAHAPLELAPHGRAVVYLRWRPESSPDDVLLDADAVFAHRIAEADEFYGALQHEIDDPDARLVQRQALAGMLWSKQYYQFDVHRWLEGDPLQPAPPESRKRGRDSEWQHLCNADIVSMPDKWEYPWYASWDLAFHAAAFALIDPAFAKRQLLLLVKDRYQHPNGQLPAYEWAFGDANPPVHAWAAWRVYEIDRALTGKADRDFLELVFHKLLLNFSWWVNRKDADDRNIFQGGFLGLDNIGIFDRSSPLPTGGHIDQADGTAWMAAYALDLMRIALELAYANHVFVDIGVKFFEHFLYIAQAVSCDDGCDTGLWDSEDEFFYDKLRLPDGGNIPMRVRSIVGLIPLFAVHVLEERLHGGLPGLRERLVWFLQHRPDLARLVSRWNEPGKGNTLLLSVLRGHRMKALLRRALDESEFLSDHGVRALSRVHRDKPFELDLNGHSFCIKYLPAESDSRVFGGNSNWRGPVWMPVNYLLIESLYEFHRYYGDDFRVEYPTGSGQKFSLCEIADELARRATTLFLKDKYGERPVMGAYPLLQADPRSRDLVLFHEYFHGDNGRGVGASHQTGWSGLVALLLQPRAMAGSGNVPLTGEPEPAPAPARTPEPALATAAAK from the coding sequence ATGCCACCGCTGCGCGCTGCCAATTTGCTCGCCACTACTGAAGGTTCACGCCTGCATTCGGCCGAGTGTGACCACTGGCAACGCTGGGGGCCCTATCTCAGCGAGCGTCAATGGGGAACGGTGCGTGAGGATTACAGTGCGAACGGCACCGCATGGGACTACTTCCCGCACGACCACGCGCGCAGCCGCGCGTATCGCTGGGGAGAAGACGGCATCGCCGGTTTCGGCGACGACAAGCTCAGCTGGTGCGTCTCGCTTGCGCTGTGGAACCGCAACGATCCGATTATCAAGGAACGCCTGTTCGGCCTCACGAACGCGCAGGGCAATCACGGCGAGGACGTGAAGGAGTTGTACTTCTACGTCGACGGCACGCCCACGCATTCGTACATGCGAATGCTCTACAAGTACCCGCAAGCGGCCTTTCCGTACGACGATCTGATTCAGGAAAACGCGCGGCGCGGTGCCGACATGCCGGAGTACGAAATCCTCGATACCGGCGTGTTCGACGATTCGCGCTATTTCGACGTGCAGGTCGAGTACGCGAAACATGCCCCCGACGACATCCTGATGCGCGTGACGATCGAGAATCGCGCGGACCGGGCGGCGTCGCTCGATGTGCTGCCGCAGATCTGGGCGCGCAATTCGTGGTCATGGAAGGAAAACAAGGACAAACCAACGCTGGTCGCCGGCGAAGACCACAGCGGCGAGATGCATGTGGTCGGCCGTCAGCATGGTCATGAGCCGATCGTCGTGACTGCATGGTCGAAAGATGCGCCTCACCTGACGTGGCTGTTCTGCGAGAACGACACCAACGTCAAGCGCCTGTTCAACATGGACGGCGCGGGCCCGTTCAAAGACGGTTTCAACGATTACCTCGTGCACGGTGACGCGCAAGCGGTACGCCACGACGCCGGCACCAAGGCGGCCGCGCACGCACCGCTCGAACTCGCGCCGCATGGCCGCGCCGTGGTGTACCTGCGCTGGCGTCCGGAGTCGAGTCCGGATGATGTCTTGCTCGACGCCGACGCGGTATTCGCTCACCGCATCGCCGAGGCAGACGAATTCTATGGCGCGTTGCAGCATGAGATCGACGATCCCGATGCGCGCCTCGTGCAGCGTCAGGCGCTCGCCGGCATGCTGTGGTCCAAGCAGTACTACCAGTTCGACGTGCATCGCTGGCTCGAAGGCGATCCGCTGCAACCCGCGCCGCCCGAGAGCCGCAAGCGCGGCCGCGACTCGGAGTGGCAGCATTTGTGCAACGCGGACATCGTGTCGATGCCCGACAAGTGGGAATACCCGTGGTACGCGTCGTGGGATCTGGCGTTTCATGCAGCCGCTTTCGCGCTGATCGATCCGGCGTTTGCGAAGCGTCAGTTGCTGCTGCTCGTGAAGGATCGCTACCAGCATCCGAACGGCCAGTTACCCGCGTACGAATGGGCGTTCGGCGATGCGAATCCGCCGGTGCATGCATGGGCCGCATGGCGCGTCTATGAAATCGATCGCGCGCTGACCGGTAAGGCGGATCGCGATTTTCTCGAACTCGTGTTTCACAAGCTGTTGCTGAATTTCTCCTGGTGGGTGAACCGGAAGGACGCCGACGACCGCAATATTTTTCAGGGCGGTTTTCTCGGCCTCGACAACATCGGCATCTTCGATCGCTCGTCGCCGCTGCCGACCGGCGGCCACATCGATCAGGCCGACGGCACCGCATGGATGGCCGCGTACGCGCTCGACCTGATGCGCATTGCACTCGAATTGGCGTATGCGAACCATGTGTTCGTCGATATCGGTGTGAAGTTTTTCGAGCACTTCCTGTATATCGCCCAAGCCGTCAGTTGCGACGACGGCTGCGATACCGGTCTGTGGGACAGCGAAGACGAATTCTTCTACGACAAACTGCGCCTGCCGGACGGCGGCAACATACCGATGCGGGTGCGCTCGATTGTCGGCCTTATTCCGCTGTTCGCTGTACACGTACTCGAAGAACGTCTGCATGGCGGCTTGCCGGGCTTGCGTGAGCGACTCGTCTGGTTCCTCCAGCATCGGCCCGATCTGGCGAGGCTGGTGTCGCGCTGGAATGAGCCCGGCAAGGGCAATACCCTCCTGCTGTCGGTGTTGCGCGGGCACCGGATGAAAGCATTGTTGCGCCGAGCACTCGACGAAAGCGAATTCCTCTCCGATCACGGTGTGCGCGCACTGTCGCGCGTGCATCGCGACAAGCCGTTTGAGCTCGACCTCAACGGCCACAGTTTCTGCATCAAGTATCTGCCGGCCGAGTCGGACTCACGCGTATTCGGCGGCAATTCGAACTGGCGCGGGCCGGTGTGGATGCCGGTGAACTACCTGCTGATCGAATCGCTGTATGAATTTCATCGCTACTACGGCGACGATTTCCGCGTCGAGTATCCGACCGGCTCAGGGCAAAAGTTTTCGTTGTGCGAAATCGCCGACGAACTGGCACGTCGCGCAACCACACTATTTCTCAAGGACAAGTACGGCGAGCGGCCGGTGATGGGCGCGTATCCGCTGTTGCAAGCGGACCCGCGTTCGCGCGATCTCGTGTTGTTCCACGAATATTTCCATGGCGACAACGGGCGCGGCGTGGGTGCTTCGCATCAAACCGGCTGGAGCGGGCTGGTTGCGTTGCTGCTGCAACCGAGAGCGATGGCCGGATCGGGCAATGTGCCGTTGACCGGCGAACCGGAACCGGCTCCTGCACCGGCACGCACGCCTGAGCCTGCGCTGGCAACCGCGGCGGCGAAGTAG